TGATGAAGGGGCGGACATTGTGGACATCGGGGCGGAATCCACAAGGCCCGGCTCTCTTCCCGTGAGCGAAGAGGAGGAGACCGCGCGTCTCATGCCCGTTGTTGAGATGTGCGCGAAAAAATTTCCGGACGGCATCCTGTCCGTTGACACCACAAAAGCCGCAGTGGCGCGGCGGGCTCTGGAGGGCGGAGCGCGAATGATAAATGATATAAGCGGCCTCGCTTTTGAGCCTGAAATAGCGGGCATTGTGGCGGAAGCGGGAGGCGCGATAGTCCTTTCCCACACCTCCGGGCGGCCAGACATTATGCAGAGCAGAACCGAATACGGGTGCGTGGTGAGAGATGTGACGGACTGTCTGAAACTGTCGGCGCAAAAAGCCATAGAGGCCGGAGTGGGTGAAGAGTCCATAGTGATTGACCCGGGCATCGGGTTTGGGAAAACGTTCCGGCAGAACCTTGAAATACTGAACCGGCTTGACGAGTTTGCCGCCCTCCCCCACCCCGTTCTTGTGGGAACTTCGCGCAAATCCTTCATCGGCGAGGCGCTTGGCGGGCTTCCCTCCGAAGAGCGGCTTGAGGGAACTGCGGCGACCGTGGCGGTGGCGGTTATGAAAGGCGCGTCCGTGGTGCGGGTGCACGATGTCAGGGAAATGGCGCGTGTGGCGAGAGTGGCGGACGCGATAAAAAACAGGATGGCGGCATGAAAGAGATAACGGAGATTTTGTCACTGGATTTCTCCGGCGGCTTCGGCGTCGGAGACGCCGTTGACCTGCTTCTGGTCACGGTGATTATTTACAAACTCATATCCATTCTCCAGAGCAAACGCGCCATACAGATGATCATGGGGCTGTTTTTTATATTCGGCGTCTATCTGCTGTCGGGCAAACTGGGCATCTTCACAATCAACTGGATACTCGGCGAGTTCCTCAGCGCGATAATCATCATAATAGTGGTGCTGTTTCAGAACGACATAAGAACGGCACTCGCCAGTATCGGGCGCGGTTCGCCGTTGAGGAAATTTTTCAAGCAGTCAAATTACAACGCGCAAACGGTGGATGAGGTGGTAAAGGCGGCAAACTACCTTGCCAATAACAAAACGGGCGCCATAATCGCCATAGAAAGGGCGAATAGCCTCGGCGATTTTGCCGAGGGGGGAATAGTAATTGACGCATCCGTCTCCGCGGAAACCCTGATAAGCATATTCAACCCCGGCTCTCCCCTCCATGACGGGGGCGTGATAATCAGAGGCAACAAGATACACACCGCCGGATGTTTCTTCCCCATAGACACAAACCCGGAAATCCCCAATCATTTCGGAACGCGTCACCGCGCCGGATTCGGGCTGTCAAATGAAACTGATGCCGCCGTCATTGTAGTTTCCGAAGAAAGGGGGGAGATATCGCTCATGGTTCAGAACGAGCGGAATTTCGCAATAGACGCAACGGCGGTCAGGAGCGCGCTTATATCTCTTCTTGACTCACAGGGCGCGGCGCGGGACAAGGAGAAAAGCAGTTGATGTCCTCGGTAAGTGTTGGTCGGCTTGCCCTCTCATTCCTGCTTGCGGGCGCTCTGTGGTTTGTGGCAAACTACGAGTCCGATCTGGAAAAAGAGGTTGAGATACCCATCAACTACCTCAACCTGCCGGAAAATCTGATCATCAGCAACAAGCCCTACCTGCCCGTTTACGTAAAATTGAGAATAAAAGGAACGCGCAGTCAGGTCTCCTCCGTTCTGAAAACCAACGCCGCCATAAATGTAGACCTTCGGGATGAAAACACCGGAACTTTCTCCCACAAGATAAGCCCCGAATCAGTCAGCCTTCCGAGAAATGTGCAGATAGTAAGAATAAGCCCCCGCGAGGTCAATCTGGACATAGACACAATTCTTGAGAAATTCGTGCGCGTGAACCCCGACCTCGGCCAGCCCGCGCAGGGATATAAAATGGACGGCCCGGCAAAAGTCATACCCTCGGCGGTTAGAATCAGGGGCCCCCAGAAGGTCATACGGGACATCAGCGAGGTGGTAACAGTTCCCATTGAGGTGGAAAAAGAAAAATCAACCTTCTCTCTGGATGTGGGACTTGTGCTGCCGGATTCCCGTGTGGAATTCACGGAGAGCGAAACTGTGAAGGTAACGGTAAACATCATTGAGACAAACGTGGAAAAAACATTCCGCAGTCTTGAAGTGAAAATTGTAAACGCGCCCAAAAAAGACATTTATTCTCTGAAAAATAACACGGCGGACATTAAGTTTTACGGGCCGCGCTCCCTGATAAACAGCCTTTACAGTGAAGACATCACAATATACGCCGATGTCCGCGCTGCGGGGGAAATAGAGAAAGGCGGCAGAAAAACCGTGCCTCTGGAATCAAAATACCCCCACGCTGAAAAGATACGGCTGATGGGCATCTCGCCTGAAAAAACCGTGATTACAAGACAGAAAACAACGGAAGGGGAAAAGGGAAAGTAACAAGCGAAAGCGGAAAACTGTTCGGCACGGACGGAATACGCGGGGTGTCCGGCGCTTTTCCGGTGAGCGCGGAAGGCGCAAGAAAGGTCGGCTTTGCAATTGCGGAAATTCTGAAAAGAAACAAGCCCGCCCCTCTGGTGGCGGTGGGCAGAGACACGCGAAAGTGCGGAGCCGGTCTTCAAGATGAGATATGCCGGGGACTCACCGGCGCGGGAGCCCGGGTTGTTTGCGCCGGAATATGCCCCACGCCCGCCGTTGTGTCGCTCATTATTGAAAGCGGCGCGGATGCGGGAATCATGGTTTCGGCCTCTCACAATCCGCCGGAATACAACGGCTTCAAAGTGTTCAATTCAGACGGGCTGAAAATTCCGCAAGAGGCGGAGGCGGAGATAGAAAGCGAGTTTGAAAAACCCGGAGATTTGCCGCCGCCCCGAAACGGAGAGGAAAACGGGTTGTGGAAAACCGTTTACGGAGACGCGCTCGGCGGGTCCGCTCCGGAGGGGCGCGACTTCTCCGGAATAAAAATTGCCCTTGACTGCGCAAACGGCGCCATGAGTGAAATCGCTCCGGAGATATTTGAAAAAACAGGGGCGGCTCTTTACACAATCGGTTGCGAGCCAGACGGCGATAATATCAACAGCGGCTGCGGTAGCCTGCAACCCGCCGCGCTGGGGCGGGAGGTCAGGCGGCGCGGCGCGGCTTTCGGCGCGGCCCTTGACGGAGACGGAGACAGAGTGTCATTCTGTTGCGAGAACGGGCGGGAGGTGGACGGCGACAAGATCATTGCCCTGTTTGCGGCGGCGATGGTTGAAAATCAAACGCTTAAAAAACCTTCCGTTGCCGCAACTGTGATGAGCAACAAAGGGCTTGAAATTTTTCTTGAAAACATGGGGCTGAAGATGGTGCGAACCGCCGTGGGAGACAGAAATGTCGCCGATGCAATGAAAAAAGAGGGTTTAAATTTCGGCGGTGAAAAATCCGGACACCTGATATTTTCCGATTATTCAACCGGCGGAGACGGGCTTCTCGCGGCTCTTCTCATGGCTGATATGGTCAAAGAAAAAAACAAACCGCTCTCTCTCATCCTGCCGGAGTTTGATCTTTTCCCTCAGGTTCTCAAGAATGTGCGTGTCCGGGAAAGAAAATCGTTTGATTCCATGCCGGGTCTCCGAGGTCTGGTTGCGGCAAGGGAAAAGAAACTTGGGAGGGCGGGAAGGATACACATCCGCTATTCGGGCACAGAGCCGCTTGCAAGAGTGCTGGTTGAAGGTGAAGATGAAAGCGCGGTCAACAGCGCCGCCGAAGAAATAGCGGAGACCATAAAACGGGCGGAGGGCGCGCCGTGACGCTGTTGAATGTAAACATAGACCATGTGGCCACCCTGAGGCAGGCGCGGGGCGGAAGCGAGCCGGACCCGGTAAAGGCGGCTCTTGCCGCTGAAAAAGCGGGAGCGGCGGGCATAGTGGCGCATTTGCGGGAGGACAGAAGGCACATACTTGACGGCGACCTGTTTGAACTCCGGCGGCGCGTCTCCACCCGGCTTAATATGGAGATGGCGGCGACCGCCGAGATGACGGAGATTGCGCTGTCCGTTCTTCCCGACACGGCCACCCTTGTGCCGGAAAAGAGGGAGGAATTGACAACCGAAGGGGGGCTTGATGTTGCCGGAAACCGGCGGGCGGTGGCGGAAACGGTTTCCGCTCTGCAAGAAAAGAATGTGGCGGTCAGCCTTTTCATAGAGCCAAGTCCAAAGCAGGTGGAGGCGTCGGCT
This sequence is a window from Candidatus Dadabacteria bacterium. Protein-coding genes within it:
- the folP gene encoding dihydropteroate synthase encodes the protein MTAGETSAARFPQAPVLKVKGKVLQTSKTLVMGVVNLTPDSFFPQSRFDGNIEETVSRIGRMFDEGADIVDIGAESTRPGSLPVSEEEETARLMPVVEMCAKKFPDGILSVDTTKAAVARRALEGGARMINDISGLAFEPEIAGIVAEAGGAIVLSHTSGRPDIMQSRTEYGCVVRDVTDCLKLSAQKAIEAGVGEESIVIDPGIGFGKTFRQNLEILNRLDEFAALPHPVLVGTSRKSFIGEALGGLPSEERLEGTAATVAVAVMKGASVVRVHDVREMARVARVADAIKNRMAA
- the cdaA gene encoding diadenylate cyclase CdaA, whose protein sequence is MKEITEILSLDFSGGFGVGDAVDLLLVTVIIYKLISILQSKRAIQMIMGLFFIFGVYLLSGKLGIFTINWILGEFLSAIIIIIVVLFQNDIRTALASIGRGSPLRKFFKQSNYNAQTVDEVVKAANYLANNKTGAIIAIERANSLGDFAEGGIVIDASVSAETLISIFNPGSPLHDGGVIIRGNKIHTAGCFFPIDTNPEIPNHFGTRHRAGFGLSNETDAAVIVVSEERGEISLMVQNERNFAIDATAVRSALISLLDSQGAARDKEKSS
- a CDS encoding CdaR family protein gives rise to the protein MSSVSVGRLALSFLLAGALWFVANYESDLEKEVEIPINYLNLPENLIISNKPYLPVYVKLRIKGTRSQVSSVLKTNAAINVDLRDENTGTFSHKISPESVSLPRNVQIVRISPREVNLDIDTILEKFVRVNPDLGQPAQGYKMDGPAKVIPSAVRIRGPQKVIRDISEVVTVPIEVEKEKSTFSLDVGLVLPDSRVEFTESETVKVTVNIIETNVEKTFRSLEVKIVNAPKKDIYSLKNNTADIKFYGPRSLINSLYSEDITIYADVRAAGEIEKGGRKTVPLESKYPHAEKIRLMGISPEKTVITRQKTTEGEKGK
- the glmM gene encoding phosphoglucosamine mutase, producing the protein MFGTDGIRGVSGAFPVSAEGARKVGFAIAEILKRNKPAPLVAVGRDTRKCGAGLQDEICRGLTGAGARVVCAGICPTPAVVSLIIESGADAGIMVSASHNPPEYNGFKVFNSDGLKIPQEAEAEIESEFEKPGDLPPPRNGEENGLWKTVYGDALGGSAPEGRDFSGIKIALDCANGAMSEIAPEIFEKTGAALYTIGCEPDGDNINSGCGSLQPAALGREVRRRGAAFGAALDGDGDRVSFCCENGREVDGDKIIALFAAAMVENQTLKKPSVAATVMSNKGLEIFLENMGLKMVRTAVGDRNVADAMKKEGLNFGGEKSGHLIFSDYSTGGDGLLAALLMADMVKEKNKPLSLILPEFDLFPQVLKNVRVRERKSFDSMPGLRGLVAAREKKLGRAGRIHIRYSGTEPLARVLVEGEDESAVNSAAEEIAETIKRAEGAP
- a CDS encoding pyridoxine 5'-phosphate synthase gives rise to the protein MTLLNVNIDHVATLRQARGGSEPDPVKAALAAEKAGAAGIVAHLREDRRHILDGDLFELRRRVSTRLNMEMAATAEMTEIALSVLPDTATLVPEKREELTTEGGLDVAGNRRAVAETVSALQEKNVAVSLFIEPSPKQVEASADIGADMVEIHTGVLANASSQKDADREMLLIKDAVSSALSAGLCVAAGHGLDYGNAGAVAGIKGMEELNIGYSIVCRAVFDGMEKAVRDMVAVMGGKTG